A DNA window from Theobroma cacao cultivar B97-61/B2 chromosome 5, Criollo_cocoa_genome_V2, whole genome shotgun sequence contains the following coding sequences:
- the LOC18597669 gene encoding mitochondrial substrate carrier family protein B, giving the protein MNMEARVGVVVEGGQRALNSAHGTVVDAGARKFLQHQHQQQQHGHSSKQGLNPQIGTIQQLLAGGIAGAFSKTCTAPLARLTILFQVQGMHSDVSALSKASIWREASRIMNEEGVRAFWKGNMVTIAHRLPYSSVNFYAYERYKSFLQSILGLEDQRGNASADLCVHFVGGGLAGMTAASATYPLDLVRTRLAAQRNAIYYRGIWHAFHTICRDEGIFGLYKGLGATLLGVGPSIAISFSVYESLRSYWQLQRPDDSTIMVSLACGSLSGIASSTATFPIDLVRRRMQLEGVAGRARVYTTGLFGTFRHIIQSEGLRGLYRGILPEYYKVVPGVGIVFMTYETLKMLLSRIPTSY; this is encoded by the exons ATGAATATGGAGGCAAGAGTTGGGGTGGTGGTTGAAGGAGGCCAAAGGGCTTTGAATTCAGCCCACGGAACTGTCGTAGATGCTGGGGCTAGAAAGTTTTTACAGCATCAGCATCAGCAACAGCAACATGGGCATTCTTCAAAGCAGGGCTTGAATCCGCAGATTGGGACTATTCAACAGCTTCTTGCTGGTGGTATTGCCGGTGCCTTTAGCAAGACTTGTACGGCTCCTCTTGCTCGTCTCACCATCTTATTTCAG GTGCAAGGAATGCACTCAGATGTATCAGCATTGAGCAAGGCTAGCATATGGCGTGAGGCTTCACGCATTATGAATGAAGAAGGGGTCAGAGCATTTTGGAAAGGCAATATGGTTACCATTGCTCATCGTCTTCCCTATTCCTCTGTCAACTTCTATGCCTATGAACGCTACAAGAGT TTCTTGCAATCTATTCTCGGCCTTGAAGATCAAAGGGGAAATGCCAGTGCTGACCTCTGTGTTCACTTTGTAGGCGGTGGGTTGGCTGGAATGACTGCTGCCTCAGCTACATATCCACTGGATCTTGTAAGGACACGTCTTGCAGCACAG AGAAATGCAATATACTACAGAGGTATTTGGCATGCTTTTCATACCATTTGCAGGGATGAGGGAATATTTGGCTTGTATAAAGGACTTGGAGCAACATTATTG GGTGTTGGACCAAGTATAGCAATAAGCTTTTCAGTATATGAGTCTTTGAGATCTTATTGGCAGTTGCAAAG GCCTGATGATTCCACTATCATGGTTAGTCTTGCCTGTGGCAGTCTCTCAGGCATTGCATCATCAACAG CAACATTTCCTATCGATCTTGTGAGGAGACGTATGCAATTGGAAGGGGTTGCAGGGCGAGCCCGTGTTTATACAACTGGGTTGTTTGGGACTTTCAGGCATATAATCCAGTCTGAAGGCCTTCGTGGCTTGTATAGAGGGATTTTGCCCGAGTACTACAAGGTGGTTCCTGGTGTAGGCATTGTCTTCATGACGTATGAGACATTGAAGATGCTTCTATCACGCATCCCTACCAGTTATTAG
- the LOC18597672 gene encoding protein MIZU-KUSSEI 1 produces the protein MTKFDALRRLIPCFYPTPTNSIATITPTKKRLSTSLRDDLDDPITITNQAQDKDSQDSTNTTDLETTTLAPARPSRSMVIGTIFGQRKGHVWFCIQHDRLSTKPSLLLELPIPTHQLVQEMRCGIVRIALECDHSELSACPLHSVPLWTMYCNGRKIGFATKRKASHHNLLMLKTMQSTTVGAGVIPAGFGSSGSEEIMYMRANYEHVVGDADSESFHLVNPDECTGQELSVFLMRSR, from the coding sequence ATGACCAAGTTCGACGCCCTCCGTCGACTCATCCCTTGTTTCTACCCCACCCCCACCAACTCTATTGCCACCATTACCCCCACCAAGAAACGCCTAAGTACCTCCCTCAGAGACGACCTTGACGACCCCATCACCATCACAAACCAAGCCCAAGACAAAGACTCCCAAGACTCCACCAACACAACCGATCTCGAAACGACCACGTTAGCCCCCGCACGCCCTTCCAGGTCCATGGTGATAGGCACCATCTTCGGCCAACGCAAAGGCCACGTCTGGTTTTGCATCCAACACGACCGTCTCTCCACAAAACCCTCTCTCCTCCTCGAACTCCCCATCCCAACTCACCAACTCGTCCAAGAAATGCGCTGTGGCATCGTCCGCATTGCCCTAGAGTGTGACCATTCCGAACTCAGCGCCTGTCCTCTCCACTCGGTCCCTCTTTGGACCATGTACTGCAATGGTCGAAAGATAGGGTTTgctacaaaaagaaaagccaGTCACCATAACCTGCTGATGTTAAAGACCATGCAGTCTACAACAGTTGGAGCCGGGGTGATACCTGCAGGATTCGGGTCGTCAGGTTCGGAGGAGATCATGTACATGAGGGCTAATTATGAGCATGTTGTTGGTGACGCTGACTCTGAGTCGTTTCACCTTGTGAACCCGGATGAGTGCACTGGCCAAGAACTAAGCGTGTTCTTGATGAGATCAAGGTGA
- the LOC18597671 gene encoding dynein light chain LC6, flagellar outer arm: MLEGKAVVRETDMPEEMQSRVMELAYQALDLHEVSDCQSIAHYIKQKFDEAYGPAWHCVAGKDFGSCISHLCGSFIFFHVEMMEFLIFKDGSDFSETKEEAIGVLQEAKKSDS, encoded by the exons ATGCTGGAAGGGAAAGCTGTAGTGCGTGAAACTGATATGCCAGAAGAGATGCAGAGCCGTGTGATGGAGTTAGCATATCAGGCTCTTGATCTACATGAGGTTTCAGACTGCCAGTCCATAGCTCATTACATCAAACAG AAGTTTGATGAAGCGTATGGGCCAGCATGGCATTGTGTGGCTGGAAAAGACTTCGGATCTTGCATTTCCCATTTGTGTgggagttttattttcttccatgTGGAGATGATGGAGTTTCTCATCTTCAAGGATGGCAGTGACTTCAGTGAGACCAAGGAAGAGGCCATCGGGGTGCTGCAGGAAGCCAAGAAAAGTGATTCATAA
- the LOC18597676 gene encoding putative receptor protein kinase ZmPK1, with protein sequence MEIPLFYIILVLAPFLACALAGLPGLSTLSPGNSLAVENEDDYLVSPNGTFTGGFYKVGTNAYCFSIWFTNSADKTVVWMANRDRPVNGKQSRLTLHDSGNLVLLDADGSIVWSSNTVSSAAVEVRLLETGNLVLINREKNVVIWESFDFPTDTLLASQRFTRNTTLVSMRSRGTYLLGFYNLKFDDNNVLDLLYNGPLLSSVYWPNSVSTIFYNGRTPYNSSRIAVLNEIGSFKSSDNFRFNASDYGVGPKRRLTLDYDGILRLYSLDESTGSWKLSWRPGGLDSCLVQGLCGVNGICTYNPLPTCTCPTGFKRNNPSDWSKGCSPLFNLTCDPAELDFVELHKTDYYGFDLNTYQAGIALETCREKCLNDCKCKGFGYALDGKGQCFPKGALRNGYRNPSNRMIMHIKVPKGMVKSIEETEAVTTNVLDCSTGQLVLENNSPDDRKTNKNGYMKYLIAFAASVAGIEMICIGLGWWYVFRNHADNEESVDAGYIALALGFKRFTYSELKRATKNFKKEIGKGGFGTVYKGVLDDDRVVAVKRLEGVLQGHAQFWAEVSVIGKINHRNLVKLWGFCAENEHKILVYEYVENGSLDKILFFDSPKVLGWDQRYNIAVGTAKGLAYLHEECLEWVLHCDVKPQNILIDSHFEPKVADFGMSMLFKDGNDRGFSKVRGTRGYLAPEWMMNLKIDAKADVYSYGIVLLELLTGKSASGLESATSLDTECSDLVELTTESIREEELEKIIDPKLKDKYNKEQLKRMVEVALLCVKDDRSTRPAMSKVVELLMEMMSENQMKTLKRSTD encoded by the coding sequence ATGGAAATACCTCTCTTTTACATTATCCTCGTTTTGGCTCCTTTTCTGGCATGTGCTTTAGCAGGGCTACCAGGGTTGTCAACCTTAAGTCCTGGAAACTCCTTGGCTGTTGAGAACGAGGATGACTATTTGGTTTCACCGAATGGAACATTTACCGGTGGGTTTTACAAAGTCGGCACAAACGCCTATTGCTTTTCCATCTGGTTCACCAATTCTGCTGACAAGACGGTGGTTTGGATGGCGAACAGGGACAGGCCAGTGAACGGGAAGCAATCCAGGCTAACCCTCCACGACAGTGGCAACCTGGTCTTACTTGATGCGGATGGTTCGATTGTGTGGTCAAGCAACACGGTGTCAAGTGCAGCGGTGGAAGTCCGGCTTCTTGAAACAGGAAACCTGGTTCTAATCAACCGAGAAAAGAATGTTGTCATCTGGGAGAGCTTTGATTTTCCCACGGATACACTCCTTGCATCCCAACGGTTTACCAGGAACACAACATTGGTTTCCATGAGAAGTAGAGGTACATATCTATTAGGATTCTATAACTTGaaatttgatgataataacGTATTGGATCTCCTCTACAATGGTCCTCTGCTTTCGAGCGTCTACTGGCCAAATTCAGTTTCAACCATATTCTATAATGGTCGAACACCTTACAATAGTTCAAGAATAGCagttttaaatgaaattggtAGTTTCAAATCAAGTGATAATTTTCGATTCAATGCATCTGATTATGGGGTTGGCCCGAAAAGGCGTTTAACATTGGACTATGATGGAATATTAAGATTGTATAGCTTAGATGAGTCAACTGGATCATGGAAACTCTCATGGAGGCCTGGTGGTTTAGACTCTTGTCTGGTTCAAGGGTTGTGTGGAGTGAATGGAATTTGCACCTACAATCCATTGCCAACTTGCACATGCCCCACGGGTTTCAAGAGAAATAATCCTTCAGATTGGTCAAAGGGCTGCTCCCCGTTGTTTAATCTGACTTGTGATCCAGCCGAATTGGACTTTGTGGAGCTGCATAAAACGGATTACTATGGATTTGATTTAAACACCTATCAAGCTGGCATTGCACTGGAAACATGCAGGGAAAAGTGCCTAAACGATTGCAAATGCAAGGGCTTTGGTTATGCACTAGATGGAAAAGGTCAGTGCTTCCCAAAAGGTGCTCTCCGAAATGGTTACCGTAATCCAAGTAATCGTATGATTATGCACATCAAGGTTCCCAAAGGAATGGTGAAGTCTATTGAAGAGACAGAGGCGGTCACAACAAATGTCTTGGATTGTTCAACTGGACAACTTGTTCTTGAGAATAACAGCCCTGACGATCGCAAAACTAACAAAAACGGGTACATGAAATATCTAATTGCCTTTGCAGCTTCTGTTGCAGGCATTGAAATGATCTGCATTGGTTTAGGGTGGTGGTATGTGTTCCGAAACCATGCTGATAATGAGGAATCAGTCGATGCAGGTTACATTGCACTAGCCTTGGGATTTAAACGTTTCACTTATTCGGAGTTGAAAAGGGCAAcaaaaaacttcaaaaaagAGATAGGAAAGGGGGGATTTGGCACAGTCTATAAAGGGGTTCTAGACGATGATAGAGTTGTGGCTGTGAAGAGACTAGAAGGTGTTCTGCAAGGACATGCACAATTTTGGGCTGAGGTGAGCGTCATAGGGAAAATAAACCACAGGAACTTGGTGAAGCTTTGGGGTTTCTGTGCTGAAAATGAGCACAAGATACTGGTTTATGAATATGTGGAGAATGGATCATTGGATAAAATCTTGTTCTTTGATTCACCCAAGGTTTTAGGATGGGATCAGAGGTATAATATTGCAGTGGGGACAGCAAAGGGTTTGGCATATCTCCACGAGGAGTGCCTGGAGTGGGTACTCCACTGTGATGTAAAGCCTCAGAACATActaatagatagccattttgAACCTAAAGTGGCAGATTTTGGTATGTCAATGCTTTTCAAGGACGGTAATGATAGGGGATTTTCTAAGGTCCGGGGTACAAGAGGATACTTGGCTCCAGAGTGGATGATGAACCTGAAAATCGATGCAAAGGCAGATGTGTACAGCTATGGGATAGTTCTGTTGGAACTATTGACCGGAAAGAGTGCATCTGGTCTTGAATCAGCTACTTCACTAGATACAGAATGCAGCGACTTGGTAGAGTTGACCACTGAAAGCATAAGAGAAGAAGAGCTTGAGAAAATAATTGATCCTAAACTGAAAGATAAATACAACAAGGAGCAGCTCAAAAGAATGGTGGAAGTTGCTCTGCTGTGTGTTAAAGATGATCGCAGCACAAGACCAGCTATGAGTAAAGTCGTTGAGCTCCTTATGGAAATGATGAGTGAAAACCAGATGAAGACATTGAAGAGATCAACTGATTAA
- the LOC18597674 gene encoding protein RETICULATA, chloroplastic encodes MSGFGLLHLVSVKNDVFLSKLWGQDLSFVKSSSKRFLFPVKKKQRLVILSLSQPPEAGPQSGAATTIVTKESSGNNIRKEEVRILGSGNEEAKIDEGNGGGFFDGNGGNGKFNNGGGRGGGGGGDGDDGEKGDPEEEEFGPIMKFEEVLKETEARGATLPADMMEAAKSVGIRKLLLLRYLDLQGSSWPLGFAMRSWGMLRNRMLADPSFLFKIGTEIVIDSCCATLAEVQKRGKDFWAEFELYVADLLVGVVVNIALVGMLAPYARIGQPSTSTGFLGRMQRAYGALPSSVFEAERPGCRFTVKQRIGTYFYKGVLYGAVGFACGIIGQGIANLIMTAKRSMKKSEEDIPVPPLVKSAALWGVFLAVSSNTRYQIINGLERLVEASPLAKQVPPVAMAFTVGVRFANNIYGGMQFVDWARWSGVQ; translated from the exons ATGTCGGGTTTTGGGTTGTTGCATTTGGTTAGTGTTAAGAACGATGTATTTTTAAGTAAGTTATGGGGTCAAGATTTGAGCTTCGTGAAGAGTAGTAGTAAAAGATTCCTTTTTCCggtgaagaagaaacaaaggTTAGTGATTTTAAGCTTGTCTCAACCGCCAGAGGCAGGGCCTCAATCTGGTGCGGCAACGACTATAGTAACTAAGGAAAGTAGTGggaataatattagaaaagaagaagttaGGATTTTGGGGAGTGGTAACGAGGAAGCGAAGATAGATGAAGGAAATGGTGGGGGTTTTTTTGATGGAAATGGTGGAAATGGGAAATTTAATAATGGCGGTGGCAGAGGAGGTGGTGGAGGTGGCGATGGCGATGACGGAGAAAAGGGTGATCCTGAAGAGGAGGAGTTTGGACCAATTATGAAATTTGAGGAAGTTCTGAAGGAGACAGAGGCTAGAGGGGCTACTCTTCCTGCAGATATGATGGAGGCAGCAAAAAGTGTTGGGATTCGTAAATTGCTTCTCCTTAGATATTTGGATTTGCAG GGGTCAAGCTGGCCTCTAGGATTTGCAATGAGGTCATGGGGAATGCTTCGGAACCGGATGTTGGCTGAcccatcttttctttttaaaattggaACAGAG ATAGTCATTGATTCTTGTTGTGCTACCCTTGCGGAAGTTCAAAAGAGAGGCAAGGACTTTTGGGCAGAATTTGAGTTGTATGTTGCTGATCTTTTGGTTGGAGTGGTGGTGAACATTGCTTTAGTTGGTATGTTGGCACCATATGCTCGAATTGGGCAACCATCCACATCGACAGGGTTCCTTGGGCGCATGCAACGTGCTTATGGAGCTCTCCCTAGCAG TGTGTTCGAAGCCGAAAGGCCAGGTTGTAGATTTACGGTAAAACAGAGAATTGGTACATACTTTTATAAG GGAGTCCTGTATGGAGCAGTTGGATTTGCATGTGGTATTATAGGCCAAGGAATTGCAAATTTGATCATGACTGCCAAGAG GAGCATGAAGAAGTCAGAAGAGGACATACCTGTTCCACCTCTTGTGAAGAGTGCAGCTTTGTGGG GTGTTTTTCTTGCAGTTTCTTCCAATACTCGATATCAGATCATTAATGGATTGGAACGGTTGGTGGAGGCATCACCTTTGGCCAAGCAGGTTCCACCTGTTGCTATGGCTTTCACCGTTGGTGTGCGATTTGCCAACAACATATATGGTGGGATGCAGTTTGTGGACTGGGCTAGATGGAGTGGAGTGCAATAA
- the LOC18597673 gene encoding protein NRT1/ PTR FAMILY 2.8: MTEKDMGDGSNSSLVEQNSQSPPLPSPSLRKEPGGWRAVKYILGNETFEKLASMSLVANMTVYLRTKYNMDGIAVVNVINIWSGCSNITAIAGALVSDTFLGRYRTLLFGSISSLLGMATMTLTAGVPKLRPPTCIDERNCIDPRFWQMGVLFAGLAFMAIGAGGIRPCNIAFGADQFDTTTKKGRAQLESFFNWWYFSFTLALVVALTAVVYIQTNISWVIGYAIPTSCLFLSIIIFVTGHHAYIIMKPQGSVFVDMAKVITAAIRKHSLTPSGHSFYDPDLQKSGSKLSRTKRLSCLDKAAIIADSNELDDQGRPKNDWRLCSVEQVENLKMLLGILPVWVAGIGCFITMDQQGTLGILQAIQTNKTLGSRFEVPPAWMGLSSMIALAIWVFIYEQIWVPQTRKRTGKAKRLSTAQRINIGIVIAIACCLLAAVIEKQRRKAALKQVSFESPMSILFLLPQFALSGLIEAFAAVALMEFLTTQLPESMRTVAGAIFFVSLSIASYLNSILVNIVYRITSKDGNPPWLGGHDLNKDRLEKFYCLVAGIGALNLLYFNLFARRFVTNAVVDKKGSEGEQNNEEKTLDVA; the protein is encoded by the exons ATGACAGAGAAAGACATGGGAGATGGTTCCAACTCTTCCTTAGTCGAACAAAACTCACAATCCCCTCCACTTCCATCACCTTCGTTAAGGAAGGAGCCTGGAGGATGGAGAGCCGTCAAATACATTCTTG GAAACGAGACTTTCGAGAAACTTGCTTCCATGAGTTTGGTTGCGAACATGACTGTTTATTTGCGGACCAAATACAACATGGATGGGATAGCTGTGGTTAACGTGATTAATATTTGGTCTGGTTGCTCCAACATCACAGCAATAGCTGGTGCTTTGGTTTCTGATACATTTCTGGGACGCTACCGCACTCTCCTCTTTGGTTCAATCTCCTCGTTACTG GGAATGGCGACCATGACCCTTACTGCTGGTGTGCCTAAATTAAGACCTCCAACCTGCATAGACGAAAGGAATTGCATAGACCCTCGGTTCTGGCAGATGGGTGTCCTTTTTGCTGGTCTTGCATTTATGGCCATTGGTGCTGGAGGCATTAGACCCTGCAACATCGCCTTTGGGGCTGATCAGTTTGACACCACAACAAAGAAGGGAAGAGCACAGCTAGAGAGCTTCTTCAATTGGTGGTACTTCTCGTTCACGTTGGCCCTCGTGGTAGCTCTAACTGCTGTTGTCTACATTCAGACCAATATCAGTTGGGTTATTGGTTATGCCATTCCAACCAGCTGCCTTTTCCTTTCGATTATCATTTTTGTAACCGGACACCACGCCTACATAATAATGAAGCCACAAGGCAGTGTTTTTGTTGACATGGCTAAAGTGATCACAGCAGCCATTAGAAAGCATAGTTTAACTCCTTCAGGACACTCCTTTTATGATCCTGACCTCCAGAAATCAGGATCAAAACTCTCACGCACCAAAAGGTTAAGTTGCCTTGACAAGGCTGCTATAATTGCTGATTCAAATGAGTTGGATGACCAAGGCAGGCCCAAGAATGATTGGAGATTATGCAGTGTTGAACAAGTGGAAAATCTAAAGATGTTGCTTGGAATACTGCCTGTTTGGGTAGCAGGAATCGGTTGTTTCATAACCATGGACCAGCAGGGTACACTTGGAATTCTTCAAGCGATTCAGACAAACAAAACGCTTGGATCCCGTTTCGAGGTACCCCCAGCCTGGATGGGCCTCTCATCAATGATTGCCCTTGCAATATGGGTCTTCATTTATGAGCAAATTTGGGTACCTCAGACACGGAAAAGAACGGGGAAAGCTAAACGATTGTCAACGGCACAGAGGATTAATATCGGTATTGTGATCGCAATTGCGTGCTGCTTATTGGCTGCAGTTATTGAGAAGCAACGCCGGAAGGCAGCTTTGAAACAAGTTTCCTTCGAGTCACCTATGAGCATTTTATTCCTCCTGCCACAGTTTGCCTTATCAGGTTTGATCGAAGCATTTGCTGCAGTGGCCCTAATGGAATTTCTCACCACGCAATTGCCAGAGTCCATGAGAACTGTTGCTGGAGCAATCTTCTTTGTCAGCTTATCTATTGCAAGCTACTTGAACTCCATTCTTGTCAACATCGTCTACAGAATAACTAGCAAGGATGGGAATCCGCCATGGTTAGGTGGTCATGACCTTAACAAGGATAGGCTTGAGAAGTTCTATTGCCTCGTGGCTGGCATAGGAGCCCTGAATCTCCTTTATTTCAATCTCTTTGCAAGGCGTTTCGTGACCAATGCTGTTGTTGATAAGAAAGGATCAGAAGGTGAACAGAACAATGAAGAGAAAACATTAGATGTggcataa
- the LOC18597667 gene encoding BEL1-like homeodomain protein 9 has protein sequence MAEGFEPYHVPQQSRRDKLRIVAQNHPACVEATAATLSGCSALLPLYDPSLLSSDLLTCAANASATAGSHDFHHQTNHLSASASGKNSPVCVVKEEGVNFMGFVGGIVNASSSSSTSHHPYLDPQSSLPLNPSSIQDMNNNPFLYTPQNLQSLRDFDHSYNNGGEVVVYKPEALSLNHESSTTGQGLSLSLSSHNAHQNNLPLELNLQRFESAIYSDKVTASGYVVPGIVGASASTSNEVSRSSVPLGPFTGYASILKESRFMRPAQQLLEELCDVGRGSYAEKITPDSSLMEPPLENLSPAGIVDDPLGGGDGGESRRKKSRLISMLDEVYKRYKQYYQQMQAVVASFEYVAGLGNAAPYANLALKAMSKHFRCLKSAITNQLQFTNKAHGQISPGKEEGPRFGSTDRSLYSRPVHNAGFLEHQPVWRPQRGLPERAVTVLRAWLFEHFLHPYPTDTDKLMLAKQTGLSRSQVSNWFINARVRLWKPMVEEIHMLETRQALKASQKEDRNANKSSDHLSSANSLASENPSTSTQRVQDTPSKRTRSELPDIPVGSEPLNLSYNSLSSHPHVGVGVSMAGGSGGVSLTLGLHQNNGIGLSEPFPINAAQRFGLGLEVSSEGYVIGGFEAQNRHFGRDVIGGQLLHDFVG, from the exons GCTTTACTTCCTTTGTACGAcccttctcttctttcttccgATTTGTTAACTTGCGCTGCCAACGCTAGTGCTACTGCTGGTAGCCATGACTTTCACCACCAAACCAACCACCTATCAGCTTCTGCTTCTGGTAAAAACAGCCCCGTTTGTGTTGTTAAAGAGGAAGGTGTGAATTTCATGGGCTTTGTTGGTGGGATCGTTAacgcttcttcttcttcttcgacTTCTCATCACCCTTATTTGGATCCACAATCTTCTTTGCCCTTAAACCCTAGCTCGATTCAAGATATGAATAACAACCCTTTTCTTTATACTCCGCAAAACCTTCAGAGCCTAAGAGATTTTGACCATTCTTATAATAATGGTGGTGAAGTTGTGGTTTATAAACCTGAAGCCTTGTCTTTGAATCATGAGTCTAGCACCACCGGTCAAGGCTTGTCTCTTTCTTTATCTTCTCATAACGCCCACCAAAACAATCTTCCTTTGGAGCTAAATCTGCAAAGATTCGagtcagctatctacagtgaCAAGGTTACCGCCAGTGGATATGTGGTTCCAGGCATTGTTGGTGCAAGTGCTTCCACTTCGAATGAGGTTTCCAGGAGCTCGGTCCCTCTCGGGCCTTTCACGGGTTATGCTTCGATTTTGAAGGAATCGAGGTTTATGAGGCCCGCACAACAGTTATTAGAAGAGCTTTGCGATGTGGGTAGGGGAAGTTACGCCGAAAAAATTACTCCTGATTCTTCTTTGATGGAGCCTCCATTGGAGAATTTGAGTCCCGCTGGAATTGTCGATGATCCTCTTGGTGGGGGTGATGGTGGTGAGAgcagaagaaagaagtcaaggCTAATTTCGATGCTTGACGAG GTTTACAAGAGGTACAAGCAATACTATCAACAGATGCAAGCTGTTGTTGCATCATTTGAATATGTTGCCGGACTTGGCAATGCAGCTCCATATGCGAATTTGGCTTTGAAAGCCATGTCTAAACATTTCAGGTGCTTGAAAAGTGCAATCACCAACCAGCTTCAGTTCACCAATAAAGCTCATGGTCAGATAAGCCCCGGAAAAGAAGAAGGTCCAAGGTTTGGAAGCACTGACAGAAGTCTTTATAGCCGGCCTGTTCATAACGCTGGGTTCCTTGAGCACCAACCGGTGTGGCGGCCTCAACGAGGCCTTCCTGAGCGTGCTGTAACTGTACTTAGGGCATGGCTATTTGAGCACTTTCTACACCC TTATCCAACTGACACAGACAAGCTGATGTTGGCAAAACAAACCGGTCTATCACGTAGCCAG GTGTCAAATTGGTTTATCAATGCAAGAGTAAGGCTTTGGAAGCCTATGGTGGAAGAAATACACATGCTAGAAACACGGCAAGCTCTAAAAGCTTCGCAAAAGGAGGACAGAAATGCCAACAAGTCAAGTGATCATTTGTCCTCAGCAAACTCTCTCGCATCTGAAAACCCATCCACCTCCACCCAAAGGGTTCAAGATACCCCATCCAAGCGCACTAGAAGTGAACTTCCTGACATACCCGTGGGAAGTGAACCACTCAACTTGTCGTACAACAGCTTGTCAAGCCACCCGCATGTTGGTGTTGGTGTTAGCATGGCTGGTGGAAGTGGTGGTGTTTCATTAACACTTGGTCTTCATCAGAATAATGGTATCGGATTATCAGAGCCCTTCCCTATAAATGCAGCTCAGCGATTCGGCCTCGGCCTCGAGGTAAGCAGCGAGGGATATGTCATCGGCGGTTTTGAAGCACAGAATCGGCATTTTGGAAGGGATGTTATAGGAGGGCAGCTTTTGCATGATTTTGTTGGTTGA